From the genome of Anopheles merus strain MAF chromosome X, AmerM5.1, whole genome shotgun sequence, one region includes:
- the LOC121590786 gene encoding uncharacterized protein LOC121590786 — MVANRRLLLAGGLLCLFALLLVVGEADGFRLREHGQEEGLAVVKRKVAGRGKGDAPWSAVTRKPWPVKDDDDEDEEDEEDEEDEEETEEQAAIRRATQQRLLRARHGLKSRDKRPAASERRETVRGRGDAAAAAAADNDDDDDEDEVAEAEPRSIFNLFGLLGSRQRTGSEDERRTADGDDDDDDDEKETRQHPKEKQRETVRTARKGQEPTDEASWLEGLKRALETVLKPAADGHAAQEEASDGGLLRWVQSFRADAARKEQDNPIINLLASWLASADGGADSQEEIRFRPIGSYADDGEADADDGHTRPKQRGRPRTAPDSKLVQLLNHSPIAALFHPAELPAEPPVEAGPKRTKRSAADGPARVVKQRIAISPEDFEQLLLRVPSFVPDYTRVRGAECRRQGEIFERQLRGKRLWALQMIDASARLASGLLRGNANQLGDFDLCTGIATRVRVREDELVRLRGKYCLAHVDVVAEDAELRVPVHLLQGGGFVKSTLNDPDHFLPRFTTINWGICLPAACSFEDAGSIVQHFVRPYNSTGIKLFLELEEANCHVRQVRTWSRLLKDHWQLVAVFGFYTFVAVVTLVATLNDYEIFIKIEPPSAQDSPLDPPERRTTNAFHQTLMAFSLKQTLPQLFGAAGGASDDHLPCLDGLKALAGAALFLALRLVPLGYQPFTNRNEFTDSFNAPWSVAVRLLMLYADVFLVVSGFLAAYRMVREYRERARVSWFKRIAGRYLRLVFPLVPVLMFYAWVWEHLGSGPQWGDVVTKNANLCKHGYLSNLLFMHNWYPIEETCAPHTFQLAIEMQLSVLAPFLLVILVRSPFYGTAAYVLLSALSTAIRFAATTEDRLAPYVFHGVRLTQLYRTLNLSCAETLHRLTPYLAGFGLGYLLQEVGRSRPERGVRYAGWLGAAVALLWCVCFPLDIVRKDFRYEPADAAQFAALAPLSWSVGLCWTIYYCLAEPASLLNRLLSSRPLVCLGRLTYSLTLVQFLVFFYFAGTTRGTSVFSFAGYVNRAEVCIALGAALALTLLFDLPIQNVKRLLDQYGVFEGLEVRPPVQPQQQPEPAVEDEPVAEAEPEKSEPTEGAASEGAAPEQADFVSPFDDQEEEDEGLWLRKRAAAPVEQPTAPEEDFWAQSSEPEVQQEAAPKESVAEPESPLATNPPDQEEEPEQEEEEEEEEEEEEEEEEEEEEEIDEEKEVKRRPATNGASWSRL, encoded by the exons ATGGTGGCGAACcgacggctgctgctggcgggcgGGCTGCTCTGCCTGTTCgccctgctgctggtggtgggcgAGGCGGACGGGTTCCGGCTGCGCGAGCACGGCCAGGAGGAGGGGCTCGCGGTGGTGAAGCGCAAGGTAGCGGGCCGCGGCAAGGGTGACGCACCGTGGTCGGCGGTGACGCGCAAACCCTGGCCAGTGaaggacgatgacgacgaggatgaggaggatgaggaggacgaggaggatgaggaggaaACGGAGGAGCAGGCCGCGATCCGGCGAGCGACCCAGCAGCGGCTGCTCCGCGCCCGGCACGGGCTGAAGAGCCGCGACAAGCGCCCGGCGGCCAGCGAACGGAGGGAGACGGTGCGCGGTCGGGGagatgccgccgccgccgccgccgccgacaacgacgacgacgacgatgaggatGAAGTAGCCGAAGCCGAGCCGCGCTCTATTTTTAACCTGTTCGGGTTGCTTGGCTCGAGGCAGCGCACCGGCAGCGAAGACGAGCGACGAACCGCCGAcggtgacgacgacgatgacgatgacgagaAGGAGACGCGCCAGCACCCGAAGGAGAAGCAGCGGGAGACGGTGCGGACCGCCCGGAAGGGGCAGGAGCCGACCGACGAGGCGAGCTGGCTGGAAGGGTTGAAGCGCGCGCTCGAAACGGTGCTAAAGCCGGCGGCCGACGGCCATGCGGCGCAGGAGGAAGCGTCGGACGGTGGGCTGCTGCGGTGGGTGCAGTCGTTCCGTGCCGATGCCGCCCGGAAGGAGCAGGACAACCCGATCATCAACCTGCTCGCCAGCTGGCTCGCCTCGGCGGACGGCGGGGCCGACTCGCAGGAAGAGATTCGCTTCCGGCCCATCGGCTCGTACGCCGACGACGGTGAGGCGGACGCGGACGACGGCCACACCCGGCCCAAGCAGCGCGGCCGGCCCAGGACCGCGCCCGACTCGAAGCTGGTCCAGCTGCTCAACCACAGCCCGATCGCGGCCCTCTTCCATCCCGCCGAGCTGCCGGCCGAGCCGCCGGTCGAGGCGGGCCCGAAGCGCACCAAGCGGTCGGCCGCCGACGGGCCGGCCCGGGTCGTGAAGCAGCGCATCGCCATCTCGCCGGAGGACttcgagcagctgctgctgcgcgtgCCCTCCTTCGTGCCGGACTACACGCGGGTCCGGGGGGCCGAGTGCCGCCGGCAGGGCGAAATCTTCGAGCGGCAGCTGCGCGGCAAGCGGCTCTGGGCGCTGCAGATGATCGATGCGAGCGCGCGGCTCGCGTCCGGGCTGCTGCGCGGCAACGCCAACCAGCTCGGCGACTTCGACCTGTGCACCGGCATCGCGACGCGCGTGCGGGTGCGCGAGGACGAGCTGGTGCGGCTGCGCGGCAAGTACTGTCTCGCGCACGTGGACGTGGTGGCGGAGGATGCCGAGCTGCGCGTCCCGGTGCATCTGCTCCAGGGCGGCGGGTTCGTCAAGAGCACGCTCAACGAT CCGGACCACTTCCTGCCCCGCTTCACCACGATCAACTGGGGCATCTGTTTGCCGGCCGCCTGCTCGTTCGAGGACGCGGGCAGCATCGTGCAGCACTTCGTGCGGCCGTACAACTCCACCGGCATCAAGCTGTTCCTCGAGCTGGAGGAGGCGAACTGTCACGTCCGCCAGGTGCGCACCTGGTCCCGGCTGCTCAAGGACCACTGGCAGCTGGTAGCCGTGTT TGGTTTCTACACGTTCGTGGCCGTGGTAACGCTGGTCGCGACACTCAAcgactacgaaatcttcatcaAGATTGAGCCACCGTCCGCGCAGGACTCGCCGCTCGATCCGCCCGAGCGCCGCACGACGAACGCGTTCCACCAGACGCTGATGGCGTTCTCGCTCAAGCAGACGCTGCCGCAGCTGTTCGGGGCGGCCGGCGGAGCGTCCGACGACCATCTGCCCTGCCTGGACGGGCTGAAGGCGCTGGCCGGCGCTGCCCTCTTCCTAGCGCTGCGGCTCGTCCCGCTCGGCTACCAGCCGTTCACCAACCGGAACGAGTTCACCGACAGCTTCAACGCACCGTGGAGCGTCGCGGTccggctgctgatgctgtaCGCGGACGTGTTTCTGGTGGTGAGCGGCTTCCTCGCCGCCTACCGCATGGTGCGGGAGTACCGCGAGCGGGCCCGCGTCTCCTGGTTCAAGCGCATCGCCGGCCGGTACCTCAG GCTGGTGTTCCCGCTCGTGCCGGTGCTGATGTTCTACGCCTGGGTCTGGGAGCATCTCGGCAGCGGACCGCAGTGGGGCGACGTGGTGACGAAGAACGCGAACCTCTGCAAGCACGGCTACCTCAGCAATCTGCTCTTCATGCACAACTGGTACCCGATCGAGGAGACG tGCGCTCCGCACACCTTCCAGCTGGCGATCGAGATGCAGCTGAGCGTGCTGGCCCCCTTCCTGCTGGTGATACTGGTGCGCAGCCCGTTCTACGGGACCGCCGCCTACGTCCTGCTGAGTGCGCTCTCGACCGCGATCCGCTTTGCCGCGACGACCGAGGACCGGCTGGCCCCGTACGTGTTCCACGGCGTCCGGCTCACGCAGCTCTACCGCACGCTCAACCTGTCCTGCGCCGAGACGCTGCACCGCCTGACGCCCTACCTGGCCGGCTTTGGGCTCGGCTACCTGCTGCAGGAGGTGGGCCGGTCGCGCCCCGAGCGCGGCGTCCGGTACGCCGGCTGGCTCGGGGCCGCCGTCGCCCTGCTCTGGTGCGTCTGCTTCCCGCTCGACATCGTGCGCAAGGACTTCCGGTACGAGCCGGCCGATGCGGCCCAGTTTGCCGCGCTCGCACCGCTCTCCTGGTCGGTCGGCCTCTGCTGGACCATCTACTACTGTCTGGCCGAGCCGGCCAGCCTGCTCAACCGGCTGCTCAGCTCCCGGCCGCTGGTCTGCCTCGGGCGGCTCACCTACTCGCTCACGCTCGTGCAGTTTCTCGTGTTCTTTTACTTCGCCGGCACGACGCGCGGCACGAGCGTGTTCAGCTTCGCCGGGTACGTGAACCGGGCGGAGGTGTGCATTGCGCTCGGAGCGGCCCTCGCCCTCACGCTGCTGTTCGATCTGCCCATCCAGAACGTGAAGCGGCTGCTCGACCAGTACGGCGTGTTTGAAGGGCTGGAGGTGCGGCCCCCGGtgcaaccgcagcagcagccggaacCGGCGGTTGAGGACGAGCCGGTGGCGGAGGCGGAGCCCGAGAAGAGTGAACCGACGGAGGGAGCGGCGTCGGAGGGAGCTGCACCGGAGCAAGCGGACTTTGTGAGCCCGTTCGACGACCAGGAGGAGGAAGATGAGGGCCTCTGGCTGCGCAAGCGTGCGGCAGCGCCGGTGGAGCAGCCGACCGCTCCGGAGGAGGACTTCTGGGCGCAGAGCTCCGAGCCGGAGGTGCAGCAGGAGGCAGCTCCGAAGGAGAGCGTTGCGGAGCCCGAATCACCGTTAGCGACGAACCCGCCCGACCAGGAGGAAGAGCCTGagcaggaagaggaggaggaagaggaggaagaagaggaagaggaagaagaggaggaggaggaggaggagatcgACGAGGAGAAGGAGGTGAAGCGACGCCCCGCCACCAACGGGGCCAGCTGGTCCCGCCTGTAG